Proteins encoded by one window of Anas platyrhynchos isolate ZD024472 breed Pekin duck chromosome 14, IASCAAS_PekinDuck_T2T, whole genome shotgun sequence:
- the NHP2 gene encoding H/ACA ribonucleoprotein complex subunit 2 isoform X6, with protein MRTPPGGLCARLRPEARWGRAGKMAAGTGKHKLLGAGPTEPWSIREKLCLASSVMRSGDQNWVSVSRAIKPFAEPGRPPDWFSQKHCASQYSELLETTETPKRKRGEKGEVVETVEDVIVRKLTAERVEELKKIIKETQEKYRQLKKDAELIQAGHMDNRLEELCNEIMIKKKMEEEEAEVKRKATDAAYQARQAIKNPPRRLTGVMVRSPAGSTSPGGDYALGDLSQPAVDEASPGVTPGTLPSTPVASFIGIPDTPPGSAPLDAPMTPVTDDSPQKKMLGQKATPPPSPLLSELLKKGSLLPTSPRLVGENEMAVASGHMNSSGVLLEVGSVLPVLHSGEMQSAPGAVPASPAASGAPTLSRLLEAGPAQFTSPLASFSAVASEPPAKLLPPPVEPVSQATIVMMPTLSAPSVVPPAAAPESVATVSQPEACVSMEAVSDSHTVTVAMDSSEISMIIDSIKKECLGSAAGSTAGSSKDHCMDGKEDLDLAEKMDIAVSYTGEELDFDTVGNIIAIIEDKVDDNPEVLDAAVVEAALSSFCEDTDDPQTLPGPWEHPIRQEHEKQAQIPQVSVTVKQERLECEEPEAKGIRELMGIGELGSEIKTEPAEQEQNQLGAEETIPATARVTETPELRSQEIEEDQRAAVAAGESAEIEIESTKGEDTMHGTVKTETPPDDDSSPPQVPNVSEDSSQADVQHKFELSDSMKEEARALFRSQMKDGQGEEDDEDGASEAASLEEPKEEDQGEGYLSEMDNEPPVSESDDGFSVHNAPLQSHTLADSIPSSPASSQFSVCSEDQEAIQAQKIWKKAIMLVWRAAANHRYANVFLQPVTDDIAPGYHSIVQRPMDLSTIKKNIENGLIRTTAEFQRDIMLMFQNAVMYNSSDHDVYHMAVEMQRDVLEQIQQFLATQLIMQTSESGISAKSLRGRDSTRKQDASEKDGGTRGRRCAIEADMKMKK; from the exons ATGCGCACCCCTCCCGGCGGGCTGTGCGCGCGGCTCCGCCCTGAGGCGCGTTGGGGCCGGGCGGGGAAGATGGCGGCGGGGACGGGCA AGCACAAGCTGCTGGGCGCCGGCCCCACCGAGCCCTGGTCCATCCGCGAGAAGCTCTGCCTGGCCTCCTCCGTCATGCGCAGCGGCGACCAGAACTG GGTCTCAGTCAGCAGAGCCATCAAGCCTTTTGCAGAGCCAGGCCGCCCACCTGACTGGTTTTCCCAAAAG CATTGTGCATCTCAGTATTCAGAGCTGTTGGAGACTACAGAGACCCCTAA GAGAAAACGTGGTGAGAAAGGAGAGGTGGTGGAAACTGTGGAAGATGTTATTGTGCGGAAACTGACTGCAGAACGAGTTGAGGAgttgaagaaaattattaaagaaaCACAGGAGAAATACAG GCAACTCAAGAAGGATGCAGAGCTGATCCAGGCTGGACACATGGATAACAGACTGGAGGAGCTGTGCAATGAGATTATGAT aaagaaaaagatggaggaggaggaggcagaagtcAAGAGGAAGGCTACAGATGCTGCTTATCAGG ctCGTCAGGCCATTAAGAATCCGCCACGAAGATTAACGGGTGTGATGGTTCGCTCCCCTGCAGGTTCAACCTCTCCAGGGGGAGACTATGCTCTGGGAGATCTGTCTCAGCCTGCTGTGGATGAGGCCAGCCCGGGG gtCACTCCAGGGACATTGCCCAGCACCCCAGTTGCCTCCTTCATTGGAATCCCTGACACCCCTCCAGGCTCTGCTCCCCTGGATGCCCCCATGACCCCAGTCACTGATGATTCACCCCAGAAAAAGATGCTAGGACAAAAAGCAACTCCgcctccttcccctctgctctcagaGCTGCTGAAGAAGGGCAGTCTCCTGCCCACAAGCCCCAGGCTG GTTGGTGAAAACGAAATGGCAGTGGCTTCTGGTCACATGAACAGCTCGGGAGTCCTGCTGGAGGTAGGAAGCGTCCTCCCAGTGCTGCACAGTGGGGAAATGCAGTCGGCACCTGGTGCTGTCCCTGCATCTCCTGCTGCTTCAG GTGCTCCTACGCTTTCCCGGCTTTTAGAAGCTGGTCCTGCGCAGTTCACCTCACCTCTTGCTTCCTTCTCCGCTGTTGCCAGCGAACCTCCAGCTAAGCTCCTGCCACCCCCAGTAGAGCCTGTGTCGCAGGCAACAATTGTCATGATGCCCACGCTGTCAGCACCATCCGTTgtgccaccagctgcagctccagaaAGCGTAGCCACAG TGAGCCAGCCCGAAGCCTGTGTTTCCATGGAGGCAGTGTCTGATTCCCATACAGTGACGGTGGCCATGGACAGCAGCGAAATATCCATGATCATTGACTCCATCAAGAAAGAGTGCCTGGGttctgcagctggcagcacTGCAGGCTCTTCCAAAGATCACTGCATGGATGGGAAAGAAGACCTGGATTTGGCTGAGAAGATGGATATTGCGGTGTCCTATACAGGGGAAGAGCTGGACTTTGATACTGTTGGAAATATCATAGCCATCATTGAGGACAAG GTAGACGACAACCCAGAAGTCCTGGATGCAGCGGTTGTTGAAGCTGCTCTGTCTTCTTTTTGTGAAGATACTGATGACCCACAGACCCTGCCTGGCCCATGGGAACACCCAATTCGTCAGGAGCACGAGAAACAGGCCCAGATACCCCAAGTGTCTGTGACTGTGAAGCAGGAAAGACTGGAATGTGAGGAGCCAGAGGCAAAGGGAATTCGAGAGCTAATGGGCATTGGAGAGCTGGGAtcagaaataaagacagaacctgcagagcaggagcagaatCAGCTGGGCGCTGAGGAAACCATACCGGCAACTGCAAGAGTGACAGAAACACCAGAGCTTAGGAGTCAAGAGATAGAAGAGGATCAaagagcagctgtggcagcaggAGAGAGTGCTGAAATTGAGATAGAATCGACCAAGGGAGAAGACACGATGCACGGCACGGTGAAGACAGAG ACCCCACCTGATGATGATTCATCCCCTCCACAAGTCCCAAATGTGAGTGAAGACTCCTCACAGGCTGATGTTCAGCACAAATTTGAGCTGTCAG ACTCAATGAAGGAGGAAGCCCGAGCCCTGTTTAGGAGCCAGATGAAG GATGGGCAGGGTGAAGAGGATGATGAGGATGGTGCCAGTGAGGCTGCCAGTTTGGAGGAGCCCAAAGAAGAAGATCAGGGTGAGGGATACCTGTCAGAGATGGATAACGAACCCCCTGTGAGTGAGAGTGACGATGGCTTCAGTGTCCATAACGCACCTTTACAGTCACACACGCTAGCCGACTCCATCCCCAGCAGCCCGGCCTCCTCACAGTT ctcagTGTGCAGTGAGGATCAGGAAGCAATACAGGCCCAGAAGATCTGGAAGAAAGCCATCATGCTAGTTTGGAGAGCGGCAGCTAATCACAG GTATGCTAATGTCTTCCTCCAGCCTGTGACTGATGATATAGCACCAGGCTACCACAGTATTGTGCAAAG GCCAATGGATTTATCTACAATCAAAAAGAATATTGAGAATGGGCTGATACGAACCACGGCTGAGTTCCAGCGTGATATTATGCTGATGTTTCAAAATGCAGTTATGTACAACAGCTCAGACCATGATGTGTACCACATGGCTGTGGAGATGCAGCGAGATGTCCTGGAGCAGATCCAG CAATTTCTGGCCACGCAACTGATCATGCAAACATCAGAGTCGGGGATCAGTGCAAAGAGCCTGCGTGGGCGAGACTCCACTCGCAAGCAAGATGCTTCGGAGAAG GATGGAGGCACCAGAGGGCGTCGCTGTGCCATCGAGGCAGacatgaagatgaagaaatga